From the genome of Ralstonia pickettii, one region includes:
- a CDS encoding prephenate dehydrogenase produces MASSFSSSRLVIVGVGLIGGSLALGLRRAGVVGHVVGVGRSAASLEAAIRLGVIDEALPMEEAVRGADMVVLCAPVAQTLPLLLAMQPHLGPDTIVTDAGSTKSDVIMAAKTALGDQVSQFVPAHPIAGRELNGVEAALADLYVGRKTVLCPLQENRRSDIARVQAMWEAAGAYCHIMSAVQHDAVFAAVSHLPHVLSYALVAQIINAEDASLKLDFAGGGFRDFTRIAASSPEMWRDICLSNRDALLRELTTYEAVIGRLKTMIAEQDGASLERVFRRASEARLAWPQRVAAASATGPQSE; encoded by the coding sequence GTGGCCTCTTCTTTTTCCAGTTCCCGGTTGGTGATTGTCGGGGTCGGCTTGATCGGTGGTTCGCTGGCGCTCGGCTTGCGTCGCGCCGGGGTGGTGGGGCATGTCGTGGGCGTCGGCCGATCGGCTGCGTCGCTTGAGGCCGCGATCCGCCTGGGCGTGATCGACGAAGCGTTGCCGATGGAAGAGGCCGTGCGCGGCGCCGACATGGTGGTGCTGTGCGCACCCGTCGCGCAGACGCTGCCGCTTCTGCTCGCCATGCAGCCGCATCTGGGCCCGGACACCATCGTGACGGATGCCGGCAGCACCAAATCCGACGTCATCATGGCCGCCAAGACGGCGCTGGGCGATCAAGTCAGCCAGTTCGTGCCGGCGCATCCGATTGCCGGCCGAGAGCTGAACGGTGTGGAGGCAGCGCTGGCCGATCTCTATGTCGGCAGAAAGACCGTGCTATGCCCTCTGCAGGAAAACCGTCGCAGCGATATCGCCCGTGTGCAGGCGATGTGGGAAGCGGCGGGCGCCTATTGCCACATCATGTCGGCCGTGCAGCACGACGCCGTGTTCGCTGCGGTCAGCCACCTGCCGCACGTGCTGTCGTACGCGCTGGTCGCGCAGATCATCAATGCCGAAGATGCGTCGCTCAAGCTGGATTTTGCAGGCGGCGGTTTCCGCGATTTCACGCGCATCGCTGCATCATCGCCGGAAATGTGGCGTGACATCTGCTTATCGAATCGGGATGCCTTGCTGCGGGAACTGACAACGTATGAAGCCGTGATCGGCCGTTTGAAGACGATGATTGCAGAGCAAGACGGCGCGTCGCTCGAGCGGGTGTTCCGCCGTGCCAGCGAGGCGCGTTTGGCATGGCCGCAACGCGTGGCAGCGGCAAGTGCCACCGGCCCGCAATCCGAATAA
- the rpsA gene encoding 30S ribosomal protein S1: MSQTNESFAALFEESIAKSNMKAGEVISAEVVRIDHNFVVVNAGLKSEAFVPVEEFLNDQGELEVQVGDYVSVAIDALENGYGDTILSRDKAKRLASWLNLEKALESGEIISGTVTGKVKGGLTVMVNGIRAFLPGSLVDVRPIKDTTPYEGKTLEFKVIKLDRKRNNVVLSRRAVVEATLGEERQKLMETLKEGAIVNGIVKNITDYGAFVDLGGIDGLLHITDLAWRRVRHPSEVLSVGQEITAKILKFDQEKNRVSLGVKQLGEDPWVGISRRYPQGTRLFGKVTNLTDYGAFVEIEAGIEGLVHVSEMDWTNKNVAPSKVVQLGDEVEVMVLDIDEDKRRISLGMKQCKANPWDDFARNHKKGDKLAGQIKSITDFGVFIGLPGGIDGLVHLSDLSWQETGEEAVRKYKKGDEVEAVVLAIDVDKERISLGIKQLSGDPFNNFVSTNDKGSIVQVTIKTVDPKGAVVQLADDVEGYLRASEISSDRVEDARNVLKEGETMTAMIVNIDRKSRNINVSIKAKDSADQQEAMQKFSADTGAAGTTNLGALLKAKLNETNQ, from the coding sequence ATGTCCCAAACTAACGAATCTTTTGCCGCCCTGTTCGAAGAGTCGATCGCCAAGTCCAATATGAAGGCTGGCGAAGTGATCTCTGCGGAAGTTGTGCGTATCGACCACAACTTCGTCGTTGTGAACGCGGGCCTGAAGTCTGAAGCTTTTGTTCCGGTCGAAGAATTCCTGAACGATCAGGGCGAGCTGGAAGTGCAAGTCGGCGACTACGTTTCGGTCGCAATCGACGCGCTGGAAAACGGCTACGGCGACACGATCCTGTCGCGCGACAAGGCCAAGCGTCTGGCTTCGTGGCTGAACCTTGAGAAGGCACTGGAATCCGGCGAGATCATCTCCGGTACGGTGACTGGCAAGGTCAAGGGCGGCCTGACCGTCATGGTCAACGGTATTCGTGCATTCCTGCCGGGTTCGCTCGTCGACGTGCGTCCGATCAAGGACACCACGCCGTACGAAGGCAAGACCCTCGAATTCAAGGTCATCAAGCTGGATCGCAAGCGCAACAACGTTGTGCTGTCGCGCCGTGCCGTGGTTGAAGCCACGCTGGGCGAAGAGCGTCAGAAGCTGATGGAAACGCTCAAGGAAGGTGCAATCGTCAACGGTATCGTCAAGAACATCACCGACTACGGCGCGTTCGTGGATCTGGGTGGCATTGACGGTCTGCTGCACATCACCGACCTGGCATGGCGTCGTGTGCGTCACCCGAGCGAAGTGCTGTCGGTTGGCCAGGAAATCACCGCCAAGATCCTCAAGTTCGACCAAGAGAAGAACCGCGTCTCGCTGGGCGTCAAGCAACTGGGCGAAGATCCGTGGGTCGGCATCTCGCGCCGCTACCCGCAAGGCACCCGCCTGTTCGGCAAGGTGACCAACCTGACCGACTACGGCGCGTTCGTTGAGATCGAAGCCGGCATCGAAGGTCTGGTGCACGTGTCGGAAATGGACTGGACCAACAAGAACGTTGCTCCGTCCAAGGTTGTCCAGCTGGGCGACGAAGTGGAAGTCATGGTCCTGGACATCGACGAAGACAAGCGTCGTATCAGCCTGGGCATGAAGCAGTGCAAGGCCAACCCGTGGGACGATTTCGCTCGCAACCACAAGAAGGGCGACAAGCTGGCCGGCCAGATCAAGTCGATCACTGACTTCGGCGTGTTCATCGGTCTGCCGGGCGGCATCGACGGCCTGGTGCACCTGTCGGACCTGTCGTGGCAAGAGACTGGCGAAGAAGCCGTTCGCAAGTACAAGAAGGGCGACGAAGTGGAAGCCGTGGTGCTGGCCATCGACGTCGACAAGGAGCGCATCTCGCTGGGTATCAAGCAACTGTCGGGCGACCCGTTCAACAACTTCGTGTCGACCAACGACAAGGGTTCGATCGTGCAGGTTACGATCAAGACCGTTGATCCGAAGGGCGCCGTTGTGCAGCTGGCTGACGACGTGGAAGGCTACCTGCGTGCCTCGGAAATCTCGAGCGACCGCGTGGAAGACGCCCGCAACGTGCTGAAGGAAGGGGAAACGATGACCGCGATGATCGTCAACATCGATCGCAAGTCGCGCAACATCAACGTCTCCATCAAGGCGAAGGACAGCGCCGACCAACAGGAAGCGATGCAGAAGTTCTCGGCGGATACCGGCGCAGCTGGTACCACGAACCTCGGCGCGCTGCTGAAGGCCAAGCTGAACGAAACCAACCAGTAA
- a CDS encoding LapA family protein: MKFLVWAIRILLFVLLFVLALHNTTEVSLALPFGVVWHAPLILIALVFFVAGILLAMLAMAPRVMRHRLTASRLRRQIGRMKKDEERAEAQPPVVVDSPYHVPGPKV, from the coding sequence ATGAAATTTCTCGTCTGGGCCATCCGCATCCTGTTGTTTGTGCTGCTCTTCGTGCTGGCACTCCACAACACGACGGAAGTCTCGCTCGCGTTGCCGTTTGGCGTGGTCTGGCATGCACCGTTGATCCTGATCGCGCTGGTGTTCTTTGTCGCCGGCATCTTGCTGGCCATGTTGGCAATGGCACCGCGTGTGATGCGGCATCGCCTCACGGCGAGCCGTCTGCGTCGCCAGATCGGTCGCATGAAGAAGGACGAAGAGCGCGCCGAGGCGCAGCCGCCGGTCGTTGTCGATTCTCCGTATCACGTTCCCGGCCCCAAGGTCTGA
- the cmk gene encoding (d)CMP kinase — translation MSDTAASMPYPVITIDGPTASGKGTVAHQVADLLGFHLLDSGSLYRLVALASMRENIDDHDVDSLVRIARELDVRFKADHIWLKGEDVSLALRHESVGNQASAIAVHGAVREALHARQRAFLEAPGLVADGRDMGTVVFPEAVLKVFLTASVQARAERRYKQLIAKGFSATVESLSQDLEARDLRDRTRSVAPLRPAQDARQLDSSDMTVDEVVAQVLDWYRQVQGANKAN, via the coding sequence ATGTCCGACACCGCTGCTTCCATGCCGTATCCGGTCATCACCATCGACGGCCCGACCGCATCCGGCAAGGGCACGGTCGCCCACCAAGTTGCTGATCTGCTTGGTTTCCACCTGCTGGACAGCGGGTCGCTATATCGCCTGGTGGCCCTCGCCAGCATGCGCGAGAACATTGATGACCACGACGTCGATAGTCTTGTGCGCATTGCTCGCGAGCTGGATGTGCGCTTCAAGGCGGATCACATCTGGCTCAAGGGTGAAGATGTGAGCTTGGCGTTACGCCATGAGTCGGTTGGCAACCAGGCTTCGGCCATCGCCGTGCATGGCGCGGTGCGTGAGGCGCTCCACGCACGTCAGCGGGCCTTCTTGGAAGCCCCCGGTCTCGTGGCCGACGGCCGGGACATGGGCACCGTGGTTTTTCCGGAAGCGGTGCTCAAGGTGTTCCTGACGGCAAGCGTGCAGGCACGCGCCGAGCGGCGCTATAAACAATTGATTGCAAAGGGTTTTTCTGCTACAGTTGAAAGTCTTTCGCAGGACTTGGAGGCGCGTGATTTGCGGGATCGCACCCGCAGTGTCGCGCCGCTGCGCCCAGCGCAAGATGCGCGGCAACTGGATTCGTCCGACATGACGGTCGATGAAGTTGTCGCGCAGGTACTGGACTGGTACCGGCAGGTGCAGGGCGCCAACAAGGCAAACTGA
- the aroA gene encoding 3-phosphoshikimate 1-carboxyvinyltransferase: MEHLDVGPLKTARGTIKLPGSKSISNRVLLLAALAQGETVVRDLLDSDDTRVMLDALCKLGVAVEGLGDNAYRVTGTGGRFPNKSADLFMGNAGTAIRPLTAALALQGGEYTLHGVPRMHERPIGDLVDGLRQVGAHIDYTGNEGYPPLAIHAAPVKIDAPIRVRGDVSSQFLTALLMALPLVESAGNVTIEVVGELISKPYIEITLNLMARFGVQVARDGWASFTVPTGVAYKAPGEIFVEGDASSASYFLAAGALGGGPVRVEGVGMSSIQGDVRFADALNRMGANVMAGGNWIEVRGVERDDGKLHAVELDCNHIPDAAMTLAVAALFADGTTTLTNIASWRVKETDRLSAMATELRKLGAAVEEGADYIRVTPPSQWTPPAGGIDTYDDHRMAMAFSLAAFGPVPVRINDPRCVGKTFPEYFTAFSGITA, encoded by the coding sequence ATGGAACATCTCGACGTCGGCCCGCTGAAGACGGCGCGCGGCACCATCAAGCTGCCGGGCTCGAAGAGCATCTCCAATCGTGTTCTGCTGCTCGCCGCACTCGCGCAGGGCGAAACCGTGGTGCGCGACTTGCTCGACTCTGACGACACGCGTGTCATGCTCGATGCGCTGTGCAAGCTGGGCGTCGCGGTCGAAGGCCTGGGCGACAACGCATATCGCGTCACCGGCACCGGCGGCCGCTTCCCGAACAAGTCGGCCGATCTGTTCATGGGCAACGCTGGCACAGCCATCCGTCCGCTGACGGCCGCGCTGGCGCTGCAAGGTGGCGAGTACACGCTGCACGGCGTGCCGCGCATGCACGAACGGCCGATCGGCGACTTGGTCGACGGCCTGCGCCAAGTCGGTGCGCACATCGACTACACGGGCAACGAGGGCTATCCGCCGCTGGCAATCCACGCCGCGCCAGTCAAGATCGACGCGCCGATTCGCGTGCGCGGCGATGTGTCGAGCCAGTTCCTGACGGCATTGCTGATGGCGTTGCCGCTGGTGGAGTCCGCCGGCAACGTCACCATCGAAGTGGTGGGGGAGTTGATTTCCAAGCCGTACATCGAGATCACGCTGAATCTGATGGCGCGCTTCGGCGTGCAGGTCGCGCGTGACGGCTGGGCGTCGTTCACGGTGCCGACCGGCGTGGCCTACAAAGCGCCGGGCGAGATCTTTGTGGAAGGCGATGCCTCGTCGGCGTCGTACTTCCTTGCGGCCGGCGCGCTGGGCGGCGGGCCGGTGCGTGTGGAGGGCGTTGGCATGTCGAGCATTCAGGGCGACGTCCGCTTTGCCGACGCGCTGAACCGCATGGGCGCCAACGTGATGGCCGGCGGCAACTGGATCGAAGTGCGCGGTGTTGAGCGCGACGACGGCAAGTTGCACGCCGTCGAGTTGGATTGCAACCACATTCCAGATGCGGCAATGACGCTGGCAGTGGCTGCGCTGTTTGCCGACGGCACGACCACGCTGACGAATATCGCGAGCTGGCGCGTCAAGGAAACCGACCGCCTGAGCGCCATGGCCACCGAACTGCGCAAGCTCGGCGCCGCGGTGGAGGAGGGCGCAGACTACATTCGCGTGACGCCTCCGTCGCAATGGACGCCGCCGGCCGGTGGCATCGACACCTACGATGACCATCGTATGGCGATGGCCTTCTCGTTGGCGGCGTTCGGCCCGGTGCCGGTGCGGATCAACGACCCGCGCTGCGTCGGCAAGACGTTCCCGGAATATTTCACGGCCTTCAGCGGCATCACCGCTTGA
- a CDS encoding integration host factor subunit beta: MPMTKSELVEKLAARFPQLLLRDADIAVKTILDAMSDALADGHRIEIRGFGSFGLNRRPPRVGRNPKSGEKVLVPEKRVPHFKAGKELRERVDRSLERQGEPSSEGEPAVSLAAVKAGRQVDSSRQTAGFPVDGSVPLAMSR, translated from the coding sequence ATGCCCATGACCAAGTCCGAACTCGTGGAAAAGCTGGCCGCCCGCTTTCCGCAGCTGCTGCTGCGGGATGCGGACATCGCGGTCAAGACGATCCTCGATGCAATGTCTGACGCGCTGGCGGACGGGCACCGCATCGAGATCCGCGGGTTCGGGAGTTTCGGTCTGAATCGTCGTCCGCCCCGAGTCGGTCGCAATCCCAAATCCGGCGAGAAGGTGCTGGTCCCTGAGAAACGGGTGCCGCACTTCAAGGCCGGCAAGGAATTGCGAGAACGGGTCGACCGCAGTTTGGAGCGACAAGGCGAGCCTTCTTCGGAGGGCGAGCCTGCTGTGTCGCTTGCGGCTGTAAAGGCTGGCCGACAGGTTGACAGCAGCCGTCAGACTGCCGGTTTTCCGGTAGATGGGTCGGTGCCGCTGGCCATGTCGCGTTGA